GCTCGGTTTTCTCCCGTCTAAGCACCCTCGCTTCCCTCCTCACACTCAACCCGTTTGCGAAGCTCACAGCCGATGATTTCGCCGGGGACACTCCGTCCTGGACCGTTGGATTCTTCGGAGAGGCCGACTCCTATTCGTGGCCTACCAGCCCCTCTCAGGCCAGGATGAGAGCCCACGAGAACGTCAAGCGCTACGCCCGCAACTACGCCTGCCTCTCCCTCCTGTTCCTCGTCTGCTCTCTGTCAgcccctttctctttctctgtttttttcttcttcccttttagggtgtgtttggatgcattatcaCATTGGATTGCGTAAAACCAAATTGCAATTTGTTTCGCTTGCTTGGGTGGCGCTTAAAAAATGAGCTCATCTCTTCATAGTTGATTGTAATAATGTATTAGAGATTATATTCTGGGTGCGCTTGTTGCattaaatatcatgatatttgcatAAAACGAAacccttagggcttgtttgggtgGCACTTAAAAATGAGCTCATCTCATCTTAGTTTATTGTGAatttgtaattatgtattagagagtGTATTCTTGGTGTGTGTTTGTTGCATCGCATATCATGATATTTGCATAAAATGAAATTGTCAGTTGtttccttagggcctgtttgggcggcaCTTAAAAATTAGTTCATGCATGTTAGTTGATAGTAAATATGAATTGGAGATAATATTCTGGGTGTGTTTGTTGCACGAAATatcattttcatgatatttgcaaaaataaaaaataaaaaaaaatcgtaATTCGTATCCTTAGGGCCTCTTTGGGTGGCacttaaaatgagttcatctcatcttAGTTGATAGCAATTATGTttggttgcatttggttgcaccaaatatcatgatattgcaTTATTAATtttgtgcaaaatatcatgaaaattcatgatatttggcCGAACCAAATGCGCCCTTATATTAATTGTTGGTTatgaagattttattatttctttttgagAGATAACAACATTTTATTAAAAAGGCATGCCAGATGAATACAACTACACTACATCAAAAAGATAAAAGAGTTACAGATTTTTCTTCTTTAACATAAGGAGCCCAAGCCATTAGATTCCACTTAATTTCCTTAATAACCTCTTGGACTGAGGAGCTTCTATTTTGGAAGCACCTCCTATAACGACTCCCCCAAATAATCCAAAAAGCCGCGAAATGAGCAGTCTCCATATCGCGTTACTAGCTTTTCCCACCCCCCTTCGTGCCAAAGCCCAAAGGAGCTCCAATACTGAGCTTGGCATCAACCAAATAGTGTGGAAGAGCTCCAGAAAATGATCCCTACAAACAAAAGAGCAGTGGATGAAAAGATGATCCCCCAACTTTGCTGCTTCCATACACAAGAGGCATATGCTGAGGAGAATAAGAGACCGCCTTTTGCAAAGTATCAATGGTAATCACCCTTTCCTTAGCCACTAACCACCCAAAAGCAGCCACCTAAGGAGGAGCACCATAAAACCAACAATGGAAAGGGAATAAATGATTGCGAGGTGCACCATAAATCAGGTGGTAAAAAGATCTGATTGAGAATCTGCTCGAGATATGGACATACAATAGCAACGAGTATTTATCCTAAGTCGTGGGAGTAATGTCCTTCAAAAGACCAAAAAGCTCTGCTGTCTCCACAATCTCTTCATCTAACAAATTCCTCCTACAAGGGGAAAACCACACCACCGAACCACTGCAAATCGAATAGCAATCCTTCACCATAATATCTCTATCTGAAGCAATGTGAGCTAGGCCCAGGAATGATAGCATAAGAGCCCGACATCAGTCAAAAAACAAATCCAACTTCCGTCTCCTAAGGAGAAGGAAATGCCTTCACGGAACCAGTAATCTACTGAAGCCATAGCCTTCCAAATACCAGAAAGTCCCATTTTAACTTTTCCAATCTTTGTAGAATTGACTTTAGGCATctgaataaagacataaaataatTGGCAAATTTGAAAAAGCAGCCTTGATAAGGGTTACTCTATCCCCCAAAGATAAATATGGCCTCTTCCAACTAGACAACttcctttcaattctttcaaTCGCCTTATTCCAAAGTTTTGTAGCCGGCTTCCTGACGCACAAAGGCAAACCCAAATAATACAAAGGAAATGACCCAATTTTACAACCAGAGATCTCCACCAACCCGGACAACTCCTCCATGCCTATCTAAATTCCAAGCATTTCACTTTTAGTGATGTTAATGCTACGCCCCGACACCGCTTCAAAACACACTATCTTTTCAAAGATTATCGACTGACTCTGTATTCATTTCACAGAACAAAATGGTGTCGCCTACATATTGAAGATGGCTTATTTGGATCCCCTCGACTGCAACTTCAAAGCCTCTTATTAGACAAACTTTGTCTCCTCTATGGAGCATCTTACTCAAGGTCTCCCCAACCACAACAAACAGATATGGACATAGTGGATCACCTTCGGAAATACTTTTAGAAGCTTTGAAGTACCCATATGATGACCCATTAATCAGGATAGAGAAAGAAGGCAACTACACACATGCCCACATCCAACTCCATTTTTGACCACATCCCATCATTCTAAGCATGTACTTGAGGAAGtcccaatcaacatgatcgtaGGCTTTTTCGATATCTAGCTTGCGAACAACTTCATCCCTCCTATCTCTATTTTCAGAGTCAATACATTCATGCGCTATTAGAGCACTATCCAAAATCCGTCTTCCCATCACGAAAGCCCCTTGATTCTCAGAAATAATCGAGCCTACCGAATCGAAGAGCTAACATTTCAGTTAAGATTTTATAAGGGCTACTAATTAGACTTATAGGCTAAAAGTAGTTAATCAGCTTTGCTCCTAGCTTGGGAATGAGGGCAATGAAAGTTGGGTCGAGCTCATTAGATAGTTGGTCCTGCTCATAGATTTCTGAGATGAAGTCCATAACATCCTTTTTTACCACCTCTCAATAGGATTTAAAGAACATAGGGGGATTTTGGTGGATGATCCATCCACGGGAGGCCCATTGAACCACTGGTTTGGATCTGTGAACCATGGGCTTGCTCCAATCATATGGAATGAAAACCCAAAAGGTGCTGTTTGGCCATTCGGCTTGAGCATCACATAATGCTCTTCTTGAAAAAAAGATAACTGGATTTTGATAGCTACTTCCCTGTTGCGAATGCAGGaaattactctctttttttttttttttctttttctttttctttttctttttttttttttttgagttttctgTTGATCAAACTAAATATTCAGAATTCAATTtgtttgtgcatccaaacacaaccttagtTTTCTGAAATAAATTGGATTTGTGACAGGTACCAGATTCCTATTGCTCTTTTTGGGTTGATAATTGGCCTGGCTCTATGGGAGGCGTTCAGATTATGTAGTGACAGATGGAGATTGGAAGGGTACCCGATTGTTCGCCGGGCTCTTCTTCATGTGTTGCAGTTTGGTGAGTTAtccttttgttttccttttccaGAGTTCCTTCCAGGTTTTAGTAGCTATATCTTGCAATATATATCCTTAAAAGTTATTGCATTGGCTTGTAATGATTGGAGTAGGAAGTTATATTGTTTGTAGAGTTTCATCATTTGTGTCCTTCATATTGTTACAAGATTGCAAATAATTGCATATTAGTCAATGTTGGTTCTAGTCATTCTGAATTCAaggtagtgttttttttttcctggtcaTTTTGTATTCAAGGTAGTTTAGCTGATCCGAAATAAAGAAAAATCTGATGATGTTTCCTAGTATTCATAATGAGAAATAGCCCTCAACTTGCACTTATGTTGGTTTTCCAAATGTTGGCATGTGCATCCATGAGCAAagctaggcatcgagtcgagttggacaaagttagggctgactcgacttgatccggttttgaaataggcctgacccgaactcgatccgacccgatatcaagtccagcatgcctgactcaatCCGAGTCCGGTCTGGTCTGGACTGATCCGGTCCAAGTCTGATCCgatcagaagtaccgagtcgggtcgagttggcaccgagtcggattgagagatgagggagggagagaccgagagagtgaagaggagagagaggaggaggagggtgatggtggtgggtggttgtcgggcttggaagatgagggggatgagggagggagagagattttgggatcgggtcgAGGTAGGGTGTGGCGGATAGGGTTAGAGAGGTCGGTTTCGGATTGAGTAAggtctaaccggatcgagtttcgggttaAGTTACtaagtaactcgaactcgactcggtttgagttcagattgggcgaagcctactcggtttggaccgactcacccattcggttcgggtcgagtcggatctaAACAAGTCgtacgagtcgagttagccggattGAGTCGTCTCGTGCCCACCTCCATCCATGAGGACTAGTTATGACATATGACAAATAAAAGGTATTGAGCAAGTCCCTTTACATCCTCCCTAGGGTTCCTAATTCCACTACTTGCAAACCGATCGTCATTTCTGGAGGGCCAATCACCGTGGGCATGCAACAACTGAATCAAGGCATTGTTGTGAGGTGAGGTTCACAACCTTTTCAAGGAGTTTGCATTTCGCCCTTGTGAGAAAGATGCACAGTTGAACGCATTTAGGCCGTGACTACCAATTGCCTGTCTTCATTGTAGTTATTCTTGAAGGAAATTCCTGGTTGCTTCCTCGAAGCATGCTTAGTCAAAAGTGTGGGGTCCAGGTGCCTAGCTCTGGTATAGGCTTTCTGTTGGGCACTTAATGTTGCAACAGGATTCTAACCACAAATGACCTTGCAAAAGAAAAGAATTGTGCTCTTTTGGCCATGTGTAGAAAGGATGTGGAGTCTGAAGACCTCCTTTTTCCATATTTGGAATGTTGGCCTCCAGGATCAATTCCATTCCTCATGAATAGTCGTGGGGTAGTGGGTCTTTTGGTTTGAGAGGCAAGATTCTTGGGAGGATGGTTCCACATGCCATCATGTGGGGAATATGGAATGAAAGGAAACAAAGTATTTTTTAAGACAAGTCCTCAAGCATCATGCAACTGCTAGACAAAGTAAAAATGTCTTCGTTAATTGGGTTTTGCTTCAAAAGAATTCAGAGCGATATATCTAAAGCATTATTCCATACATCTCGTGTCTCTCTTGCATCGTAGTGAATTGATGCCCAACACTTGGTgttcaaggtatcccgtatcggtattggttgacgtaacggtgacctccaaaaccgatacggatacgggggtgtaacagcgatacgggggcgtaacggctcaaaattttattttgccataaaaatatgaaaaaatatggattaaatccggaatattttaagcattccaaatatgcattcatttataaattggaacatgtttatggtggtgtaacggtccactctttggtgagaagttgtatcggactgtctgatgaatttatgaaccagataacctgaatttgactacagaattcatatatttaattttctaactttcTACTATCAATAATAGATATATTacaatgaatgtaatatgaaaatatcttacattaggtgtttgcaattatttttgaggaatttctcgatcATACCTGTGGacgtgactgtgattcctgtctatgacTTGTCaacctcaagtcaagaatattaaaaaaaaattagtag
This region of Magnolia sinica isolate HGM2019 chromosome 1, MsV1, whole genome shotgun sequence genomic DNA includes:
- the LOC131241001 gene encoding PRA1 family protein H isoform X2, giving the protein MVFSANPLSLSLPDPAFESWLRDKGYLEILDERTTAVHSSSSASSSSSSSSSTLGPGPASLIITGSSSVFSRLSTLASLLTLNPFAKLTADDFAGDTPSWTVGFFGEADSYSWPTSPSQARMRAHENVKRYARNYACLSLLFLVCSLYQIPIALFGLIIGLALWEAFRLCSDRWRLEGYPIVRRALLHVLQFAIAVVFYSCSVQIALFCAIAVSYGVMILHASLRKLTPSKLLARADGSKRFQKNKYRT
- the LOC131241001 gene encoding PRA1 family protein H isoform X1; the protein is MVFSANPLSLSLPDPAFESWLRDKGYLEILDERTTAVHSSSSASSSSSSSSSTLGPGPASLIITGSSSVFSRLSTLASLLTLNPFAKLTADDFAGDTPSWTVGFFGEADSYSWPTSPSQARMRAHENVKRYARNYACLSLLFLVCSLYQIPIALFGLIIGLALWEAFRLCSDRWRLEGYPIVRRALLHVLQFAAIAVVFYSCSVQIALFCAIAVSYGVMILHASLRKLTPSKLLARADGSKRFQKNKYRT